In Biomphalaria glabrata chromosome 8, xgBioGlab47.1, whole genome shotgun sequence, the genomic window CTGGTCATAGTTGAATGACCAAGTATCAACATTGTCTACCAGCTGTGTGGGACGCAATCACAGTAAAAGCCAATGATAGTACTCTAATTTCAAACGCATTCATTTTTCAGAAAACATCAGTACCATcatgtttacattttatattttggttttatcTCTGTACCTCCCTATTAGTACCCTCGGACAAAGCCCGGACGCTGAGTTCGAAATCGATGAAGAGCTACCACTAGCTACCATGATTGGAAGCATAGCTAATAAATCCTGGAATTACACCAATACTAAAGTTGTCTTTGCAATTCTAGACTCGACTCGTTTACCTGGAAATTTGTTCAACATTTCTCGTTCAGAAGGCGTGCTGTACGTGGCGAAACGAATAGACAGAGAGTCTTTGTGTTTGGTTCTTGAGACGTGCACGCAGACAATCAACATTTTAGTGAACAGCGACATTGAAAGCAGAGTTATTACAGTGAATATCAAGATTCGTGATATCAATGATAACCCACCATATTTTGATAAAGATACTAAAGTTCTCCAAGTGACAGAAGGGAACACAATGGAGCTGAAGATTAGTGGAGCTAACGACAGGGACTATAATCCTATATATAAAGTTAGGAACTACACTTTGGATTCACAACAAGAGGTATTCCAAATCAACGCCACCAAATCTTTAGATGGAAGCTCGGAGATAGAGATAAGATTGAACAAGCCACTGGATAGAGAGCAGGTGCAGAAATACCAGTTTACTATCACTGCTTACGATGGAGGCTCACCTCCACTATCAGCTgttttatctgtcactgttgaAGTCACCGATGTCAATGACAACGCACCGGTATTTGTCAACAGTTCCTACAATGTTTTCCTCGACGGAAAACTTTCAACCGGTTCCGTCGTCCTGCAGGTATCAGCTACTGATGCTGACGAAGGTTATAATGCATTAGTCAGCTATGACTTCAGCAGCGTCCAGAAACCATTCGTTGAAAATTTGTTTCGCATCAATTCATCCACTGGAAACATTTCAGTAGTGGCGCCACTCAGGTCAGGGACAACTGAGTTTATAGTCGAGGCCCAGGATCACGGGAACCCAAGCCTAAAGGCACAAACTGTAGTACGAGTGACTGTTGTTAATACCGGAAACACGCCCCCTCGTGTTTCCATCACAACAATCAGCGGGTTCTCTGATCAGAACGTGGTATCAGTTCTCGAGCCCGCGGCCCGAGGCTATTTCATTGCCTTTGTCATTGTGGATGATGACAAAATCGATGACGTTTCGTGTGATATTAGCAACGAAGTGTTTAAGATGGAGCCAGTTCAGAACAAAGGTTATACAATCGTCTTGCAAAGTCTAGTGGATAGAGAAACAAGAGACTCTTATAATCTTACTGTCTCCTGCATTGATCGTGGGGAGCCCCCGTATACCACATCTGCTTCATTCACTGTTAAAATAGATGACGCCAATGACAATGCACCTGAGTTCACGCAGAAGAAATTCACCAGAAGTgtgaaagaaggaaagaaaaatggCGAGTTTGTTTTGCAGATCAGTGCCAGTGATAAAGACATTGGACAGAACGCTGTTATCGTTTATTCTATTGACCCTGAATATgctaaattcttttttattgacAGTAAAACAGGGGCGTTGACAGCAGTAGGTGACCTTGACAGAGAAACCTACCCAGTGATGACATTTAATGTCTTCGCTGAAGATAAAGGATTCCCCCCTTTGTCTAGCTCTGCTGAAGTAGTCATCATTCTCGAAGATGTCAACGATAATGCGCCAGAGTTTACTCAACCACTATTTAGAATACAAACGCTCGAGGAAGTAGGGGGAACTCGTATCATAGGCAACATCACCGCCATTGACCCAGACGATGGGGTCAACAGTCAATTGGAATATTTCTTTACTGGTTCGCTTGATGGCGCTGATGGTGCATTTACTGTTTTACAGAACGGTTCCATTCAGTGTTCTTCCAAATTAGATAGAGAAGAAAGGGTGAACTACTCATTTTCGATTATGGTGAGAGACAAAGGAGTTCCTTCTCTTTCGGTGACAGCTAGTGTAATTATTGAGGTCTTGGATATAAATGATAACACGCCAACCATTCTATTCCCAAAGTCTCAAAATCATACAATTCTTATCTCAACATTTCCAGACTCTGGAATTATTCTCAGTAGAATTATTGCTTATGATGATGACTCTGGAGATAACGGAAGCCTGAGATTTGCAATAATTTCCGGCAATGAAGATAACTGTTTTGAGATCTCCGAATCCTCCGGAGAATTCAAGATTTCTCAAGCGTCGCATTTGAGAAACATGAAAACGTATGAAGTGTCCATTACAGTCTCGGACAGAGGCATGCCCTCCAAGTTTAGCACAACATTGTTGAAAATTGATGTCCAGTACGAGAACATGACGAAGGACATGGCTCAAGCTGGACCACAGAAACAAGAAGATTACATCATCATCGTAGCTGTCGTGGCTGCTGTCACTGTTATTTTCTCTACTTTGATTATTGTGGCTATATGCGTGGTCTTTCAGAAGGATAGAGGCGGTCGCAGTAAGCCAAACTCTAAATTAGTTATTCCAAACATGCAGACAATGACTAGTGTTACAGTAGAAGAAAAGGTACAGACAGTTGAGCCCGTTGTGTTTCCTAGTCAAAACATTTACCCACTGAATAACTTATCTTCCCCTCCCAGTGCTGAGAAGTATCCAGTGGAGGAAAGGACATGGTCTGTTGAGCAATGTCATCCTCCTTCAAAAGGTAAAGCTGTGAGTTTTAACTTGGAGACCGAGAAAGTTTCCACGCCTAGCTCGCCGCCTCTGTTCTCAACATTTGGGCCTCCTCATGGTCGGCCTTGTGATGGCGACTTGTATCATCAAAAGAGGTCATCGATGACTCGTCAGGTCAGTGGTGTGAAATATTCTCCAGTCAGCACTTGTGTGCATGTAGGTACACTGTTGTACAGTAGTCTTAAATTGTTGGGGGTCAGCAGGGATGTTGTGACCAACTTAAAAGCGGTTATTATGCTCTTtacaactaatgaatgttagatttaaaaaaaaagaaactttttttttttttacaacgccccccccccccgagaaaaAAGTCCAGGCTAAGCGAGTGTATAAATcttctagactttataatattctaatgatcgGCCttaagatctagacttagaagacaaaatattcctgaacattattttattaaaatcttgAATGAAATGCTGAAATACCAGTATACCTATAGTCTGCTCAGGACAAAGATTGTCTAGTTCTTTAGccaactttaaatatttttttttatactttgaacaattataacggtcaaactagagttttcccagtgtgaccAACGAACTAGTAAAAGTAGGTCTAGTACTCTTAATGCTAAACATAAGCTAAGCTATGCATACATTTCAAGTGAGTCACaaagttacttttaaaaaaaaatctgatctgAAGAAAAGTTGTGGAAAAAAGTAATTGGGTTCAAAACTCATCCCATTCTTCCCCCTGATacttaaatgttaaaatacttaaacctctatagaaaatttaaagaaactaatgcagaaagagtttacaaaaagtatataaaaattaaacacttaacccaaaaagtaagcagacagctgcagagtgaatacataaacaatgtaatatctaaagataacaacaaaaacctatggtcatacattaagtctaagaaaatggaaacaacaggcgtagcgccattaaaagatgaacataacataatacataatgataatgaaactaaagcaaacattctaaacaaatactttgcatcagcattctcagccccaggagacaaagacatattactgaatttgaaccaagtagacaatatagaagatatagt contains:
- the LOC106066132 gene encoding protocadherin alpha-7-like isoform X1; its protein translation is MFTFYILVLSLYLPISTLGQSPDAEFEIDEELPLATMIGSIANKSWNYTNTKVVFAILDSTRLPGNLFNISRSEGVLYVAKRIDRESLCLVLETCTQTINILVNSDIESRVITVNIKIRDINDNPPYFDKDTKVLQVTEGNTMELKISGANDRDYNPIYKVRNYTLDSQQEVFQINATKSLDGSSEIEIRLNKPLDREQVQKYQFTITAYDGGSPPLSAVLSVTVEVTDVNDNAPVFVNSSYNVFLDGKLSTGSVVLQVSATDADEGYNALVSYDFSSVQKPFVENLFRINSSTGNISVVAPLRSGTTEFIVEAQDHGNPSLKAQTVVRVTVVNTGNTPPRVSITTISGFSDQNVVSVLEPAARGYFIAFVIVDDDKIDDVSCDISNEVFKMEPVQNKGYTIVLQSLVDRETRDSYNLTVSCIDRGEPPYTTSASFTVKIDDANDNAPEFTQKKFTRSVKEGKKNGEFVLQISASDKDIGQNAVIVYSIDPEYAKFFFIDSKTGALTAVGDLDRETYPVMTFNVFAEDKGFPPLSSSAEVVIILEDVNDNAPEFTQPLFRIQTLEEVGGTRIIGNITAIDPDDGVNSQLEYFFTGSLDGADGAFTVLQNGSIQCSSKLDREERVNYSFSIMVRDKGVPSLSVTASVIIEVLDINDNTPTILFPKSQNHTILISTFPDSGIILSRIIAYDDDSGDNGSLRFAIISGNEDNCFEISESSGEFKISQASHLRNMKTYEVSITVSDRGMPSKFSTTLLKIDVQYENMTKDMAQAGPQKQEDYIIIVAVVAAVTVIFSTLIIVAICVVFQKDRGGRSKPNSKLVIPNMQTMTSVTVEEKVQTVEPVVFPSQNIYPLNNLSSPPSAEKYPVEERTWSVEQCHPPSKGKAVSFNLETEKVSTPSSPPLFSTFGPPHGRPCDGDLYHQKRSSMTRQVSGVKYSPVSTCVHTDDVTSDTSADTTTSDTTTSDSGRGNSIDDVNFDQIMKGDLSPRFNLHGQSQDYPSQGRKFVTSERPPNQHVRFSPSSDVFPPPELPPKQKINYEGALPFIRSPRGDSRCLNYMGAPKSSNNNIAYNQKTAPFVTPRQLSVTSIDDDATTTTSGSYIINPDDLKIETFVGSDIIV
- the LOC106066132 gene encoding protocadherin alpha-7-like isoform X2 produces the protein MFTFYILVLSLYLPISTLGQSPDAEFEIDEELPLATMIGSIANKSWNYTNTKVVFAILDSTRLPGNLFNISRSEGVLYVAKRIDRESLCLVLETCTQTINILVNSDIESRVITVNIKIRDINDNPPYFDKDTKVLQVTEGNTMELKISGANDRDYNPIYKVRNYTLDSQQEVFQINATKSLDGSSEIEIRLNKPLDREQVQKYQFTITAYDGGSPPLSAVLSVTVEVTDVNDNAPVFVNSSYNVFLDGKLSTGSVVLQVSATDADEGYNALVSYDFSSVQKPFVENLFRINSSTGNISVVAPLRSGTTEFIVEAQDHGNPSLKAQTVVRVTVVNTGNTPPRVSITTISGFSDQNVVSVLEPAARGYFIAFVIVDDDKIDDVSCDISNEVFKMEPVQNKGYTIVLQSLVDRETRDSYNLTVSCIDRGEPPYTTSASFTVKIDDANDNAPEFTQKKFTRSVKEGKKNGEFVLQISASDKDIGQNAVIVYSIDPEYAKFFFIDSKTGALTAVGDLDRETYPVMTFNVFAEDKGFPPLSSSAEVVIILEDVNDNAPEFTQPLFRIQTLEEVGGTRIIGNITAIDPDDGVNSQLEYFFTGSLDGADGAFTVLQNGSIQCSSKLDREERVNYSFSIMVRDKGVPSLSVTASVIIEVLDINDNTPTILFPKSQNHTILISTFPDSGIILSRIIAYDDDSGDNGSLRFAIISGNEDNCFEISESSGEFKISQASHLRNMKTYEVSITVSDRGMPSKFSTTLLKIDVQYENMTKDMAQAGPQKQEDYIIIVAVVAAVTVIFSTLIIVAICVVFQKDRGGRSKPNSKLVIPNMQTMTSVTVEEKVQTVEPVVFPSQNIYPLNNLSSPPSAEKYPVEERTWSVEQCHPPSKGKAVSFNLETEKVSTPSSPPLFSTFGPPHGRPCDGDLYHQKRSSMTRQTDDVTSDTSADTTTSDTTTSDSGRGNSIDDVNFDQIMKGDLSPRFNLHGQSQDYPSQGRKFVTSERPPNQHVRFSPSSDVFPPPELPPKQKINYEGALPFIRSPRGDSRCLNYMGAPKSSNNNIAYNQKTAPFVTPRQLSVTSIDDDATTTTSGSYIINPDDLKIETFVGSDIIV